A region of the Acidimicrobiia bacterium genome:
GTCACCGGTCGAACTGCAACCGGACGTGATGCCAGCCTGCCGCAGGGCGTTGATAGCGGCTTGGTGGATGTTTCCCACGTCATCTATGAAGTAGTCGGCACTGGTCGGCGGCAAGTCGAGAGCCCGCACGAGGAACGTCGCCATCTGGGCTCTCGTGATGCTGCTGTTCGGGCAGTACCATGTGTTCGCCGGAGGGTTGCAACCAACCGTGATTTGCGCCGCCCGAAGGGCGTCGATGTTGCGCTCATGAATGCTGTCGTCGTCGTCCGTGAAGTAGCCATGGGGCGGGATGTGATCGGCACCCGCCGGCAGGCCTGGCAGGAGCAAAGCGCCGATCAGGGCGACGGTACCCAGAAGCCGTCCCGTCATGCGAGGCTGATCGTGCTGAGTACTTCGTTGACCTCCGAGACCAGGGCATCGGCGTTACGGCCCGAACCCAGGACTACGAACAGACAGAACGGCCGCCCGCTGGCGGAGGAGAAAAACTGTTGTAGGCCGGCCTGTCCCGGCAGGGGGTGCTGAAGGCGGTTGGCATCGAAGTCGCTCGATCGAAGCGGCCAGGGAACGGTGGTACTCGAAAACAACTCCGTGCCGCGCTCGGCATCGCCGTATTCGAAAAGCACGATGAGAATGTCGTCGAGGCGCATGAGTTCGACCGCTCCACCTCCGAAATCGCCCCGTTCGGTCGGGAGCGGCCAGTTGGCAAAGTGGGCGATCGTCGTCGTCACCTCTGGAGGATGACCCACGGCGAGCGGGGCCGCTTGAGCGGTGCGCCGATAGAAGTCTGCCTCCCACCCCGCAGGTAGATCGACCGTGATTCCGCGATCGCTGATCAGAGTCACAGGAGCCCACCAATCGTCGACATGCCTGCGACCACAACTCCTATCCGGACGAACCATTCGGCGCGAGGTGCCAGAGCTTGCATCCGCCGATGATATGTACGCAGCGCTTCGCCCGACCCGATTCGGCCGACAGTCAGAATGGGGAGAGCTCTGACCAGGCCGAACACGCCTCCGATGATCCCTCCGGAAACGGGAGAGGCGGCCAGCCCGGCCAACACCACCATCGCGTACGTGGCTGCGGTTGTGACGATGGTCACGACCCCCAGGCCGAGTTGAAAGCCGAATCCTCCGCCGTATACCCAGCTCCGGTACATTCCGAGCCAATCCTCGTTGACTTGTCGATGAATGGTCGGAATCCTGAGACCGGACACATCCCAGACAAGAGCGATAGTCAATATGGCCGCGGTTGCCGCCGCAGATGACGCCGGGGTCGGGGACCACCATTGCAGGCCCAACCAGCCCGCTGCGCCTGCCAGAGCACCGATAGTGACCCCACCGAGCAGGCCTCCGATGAGGTAGTAGGCGACCGTGAGCGGCCACTTGTTGTTGCGGGTCCGCTCACCGAGCGGATGAATGCTGGACAGCATCGACTCCCCTCAGGGAGACCAGCTGGAGCGGATCGCCGCGGCGATTCCGACGATGATTCCTGCCGTCAGGATCATGCTCAGGCCTCGGGTGCTTCGGTCGGGTACAGGGACGGGTCTCCCGGCTCGATCCCGGCGGCGCGGAGTTCATGGTCGGCGTGTTGTTCGCGGTCGGCACCCGCGCGACGGGTCCTGGTGCGAACGGTCGAGTCACTGTAAGCCTGCGTGAGCAGCGATCGGATCTGTTTCCACGATCCGGCTGATCCCTCTCCGACGATCCTCCCCGAGTCGATGAGAATGAAATACGGCGAAACCGGGATCTTGTACTGATCCCAGGCCTGCGAATTCATCACAATCGGATGATGGCGGGGTGCCAGTTTCTCCAAGCGCGATTCGCTTTCGTGTTCCAGGTCTTTGGTGACGATGACGAGGCGGGTATCGACCCCGGGTAGATCGAGTTCGCGGCGCTCGCCGAACTCCTTCCAGAACGTCTGACAAGTTGAACAGCCGGTGGTCATGAAAGCCAGCAACGTCGTGTGATCGGTCCCCAGAACGCCGACGTGGCGGGTGGATCCGTCGGGTTTGGTGCCGGTGATATCGAAAGCGGGAGTCGTCTCGGAACGTGGCTCGGGGATACCTTCACGGGTCTTGAGTCCGGGATTGCGGGTGGCCCGACCCCCTTCGCCGACGCCAAGTTCATGGAGTGATCTGAGGATTTCAGCATGACTACGGAGGAGTCCGGCGACCAGGATTGCCAGGAGCGCAACCACGATGGTGAGCGTCACGATGAGGGCGGTCATCAGATAAGCCTGGTTCCATCATCGGTTTCGGGCACCGGGAGTTCGGGCATGGCAGTGGGGCTGGCAGACCAGACCAACGGGGTACCCGGAGGCATTTCCAGCGAGATGCTTGCACCGCCGGTCCAGTTGCCGTTGCGCAGTAGCCAGGTGGTCCCATTCCGGATGACCCCTGGGGTGTCTGAGCCGTTGCCGTCCCAGTCGCCGACAATCGGGGTGTCCGTGGGCAGGCCGTAGTTGAAGACAATGTCGGGCTGGCCGGCGGAGTTGGAGTTGCGCAGGTACCAGGTTCCGTTGCGGACATAACCCGGCGTCGCAACACCGTCTCCGTCCCAATCCCCAACGATGAACTGATCGCCCACCAGGCCAAACGTAAAGACATTGTCGGGCTCGCCCGTGCCGTTGGCGTTGCGAAGTCTGAACTCGTTCCCGCGAATGACACCGACGGTTTCGACGCCGCTTCCATTCCAATCGCCCACGATCGGGATATCTCCTGGCCTTCCGTAGGAGAAGATCAGGTCGGGCTGGCCACCACCGACCGAATTCTTGAGACGCCACCAGAGCACTTCGTCTCCCAGGCGTCCGAACCGGCTGTTCCTGACGACTCCGGGAGTGCGGGTGCCGTCCCCGTTCCAGTCGCCCATGACGGGTATCTCGTTGGATAGACCGTAGGAGAAGTTGGTGTTTGGTGACGCGGTCGCGTTGCCATTCTTAAGTGTCCAGTTGCCTGCGGTGTACACCCCGGGGAGCGCCGGATAGGTGATTGATCGGTGCAGGCAAGGGGCATCGTGGAACCGGGTGTTGTTGTCGGTGGCGCTGGTGGTCGAGCAACTCGAGTCCCACACCCAGGGTGGAGTGCAGGTGATGACCCGGCAGATGATCGGGCCGAGACAGGTGACATCGTTACCGCACTGGCCGTACCGGAAGGAAGTACAGCAGGCTTTGCGGTTTTTGCAGCTCTTGT
Encoded here:
- a CDS encoding twin-arginine translocation signal domain-containing protein, producing MSTWLVDKTSALLDRKVDRRGFLRRAALVGTALVASPLKFTMQPVSAYAAICSCSGSSCNCSDLCCDGYTEFCCTLTGENGCPPGSTAAGWWKADGSGFCTVGGVGQPRYYIDCNASCNGCTCGGSGLCSRSCASCNCECGNKSCKNRKACCTSFRYGQCGNDVTCLGPIICRVITCTPPWVWDSSCSTTSATDNNTRFHDAPCLHRSITYPALPGVYTAGNWTLKNGNATASPNTNFSYGLSNEIPVMGDWNGDGTRTPGVVRNSRFGRLGDEVLWWRLKNSVGGGQPDLIFSYGRPGDIPIVGDWNGSGVETVGVIRGNEFRLRNANGTGEPDNVFTFGLVGDQFIVGDWDGDGVATPGYVRNGTWYLRNSNSAGQPDIVFNYGLPTDTPIVGDWDGNGSDTPGVIRNGTTWLLRNGNWTGGASISLEMPPGTPLVWSASPTAMPELPVPETDDGTRLI